From a region of the Armatimonas rosea genome:
- a CDS encoding membrane dipeptidase, which yields MNTRLWLSSLCLVTSLLPRPVSAQVLLPSAVAVSATSPQGQPPLALFEKQWQLQVTKVELVPKWSERYGKSQRAFGAKEGETLFVVQLEVSNLSKDKRGLQWLSAEAVADDDGTYALTGLDMAQGDQPRSMAVVAPGEKRALALIFAVSPDDKFKALRLKLGNEKPGEAAVYEEAELRLGSQPPVVDKPLVTLPPNLKPTLLLQTNWDFEKQSQGWSATSGSEAMLEAICPIPRPELPPTPPAPVPLGGDYWVPVRDSAVQVFQAQGTWFCDTGAPTAGQTGRNGSRRGRLSSVSFPLQKPFLQVLLAGRRGSSTSGTGPRLELQLREPATSPYPRVDSEFVRIGFLEAPQDDTLRRMVLPISAELMGKTVRVQIIDEDPSGYIVVDDIQLTETATPLPLPPAPSLKRPLWGFADTHTHPAAQLAWGGMYWGSNTGDPATALHDCTPAHGIGGTGLRDVGAILGLVRNGVSLVSIWDDWVRLFLTYKGVSNETANAVLGTVRGTLSVATEGPAQSAFNGIRSAFGLPEPTAAGFLQRALGWGPLDQDAIAQLAYNAVEESFGHRTGGVEHNHDGWPRFNSRTHQHMHEQWIRRSYDGGLRLMVAHVVNTELLGNLMPRGSRNVSDWDAINAQLTELEALARRNSSWMGIAKTPAEARRLIEQNKLALVLGVEVDSLGNLSKKTNPTEADVLDELNTLYQRGVRHIFPIHLADNDLGGSALYNMIFDLNHFALRGTLHPMRPDADARAAGVEYRSMESFLDLPSDMFSSLAQTSRRLGLDRLRLPGGMLLDTATLLEQVRAIKPDYASKSGHMNAQGLTPKGEAAIQRLMDLGMVIDIDHMSDLTQQRVLALAESRAQGSVQGYPLIAGHCSFRGLCTTHARTSDHHKVPCESDVSPQVMARLRALGGMVAPSTLGKDAQTTSRLDAPGSSTSWATAYRYAIQQMGGKSVALSTDMAMLGGLGPRFGPLGAHAMEGDTLLQQTRGLTRLQAVDSQRSPVAYRTRLSDTRGYRWEGDAYERAGDRTYNADQRNAFQAVALGLGNKPLDALPLEPAGGPIFEWNLLSATGSLLVEAARTIFDVPGKWMINIAKGIRGVVENPVVDLYKGPDIQHAARAARQWVDTNPSRPFGASDYLPFLEQHRRTNRNEPDAALYQRAFEMTRRAYLVLAPSGSGAPNALTRSTIGPRDLDFNLDGLAHYGLLPDMLQDIKNTGMRPEELAPLFRSAEDYIRMWEKCDALKLTAGAKLNTLPNLKDILKR from the coding sequence ATGAACACCCGCCTCTGGCTCTCGTCGCTCTGCCTCGTCACAAGTCTACTACCTCGTCCCGTGTCGGCACAGGTGCTCCTCCCCTCCGCAGTCGCGGTGAGTGCCACGAGCCCACAGGGACAGCCGCCGCTTGCGCTTTTTGAGAAGCAGTGGCAGCTCCAGGTGACTAAGGTGGAGCTGGTCCCCAAGTGGAGCGAGCGCTACGGCAAGAGCCAGAGAGCGTTCGGCGCAAAGGAGGGTGAGACGCTCTTTGTGGTGCAGCTTGAGGTGAGCAATCTCTCCAAAGACAAGCGGGGGCTTCAGTGGCTGAGCGCCGAGGCGGTCGCCGATGACGATGGCACTTACGCCCTCACGGGGCTCGATATGGCCCAGGGCGACCAGCCACGGAGCATGGCGGTGGTCGCGCCGGGAGAGAAGCGCGCGCTGGCACTGATCTTTGCGGTCAGCCCCGACGATAAGTTCAAGGCGCTCCGGTTGAAGCTGGGCAATGAAAAACCCGGTGAGGCGGCGGTCTACGAAGAGGCGGAGCTACGGCTGGGAAGTCAGCCCCCCGTGGTAGACAAGCCGCTGGTCACGCTTCCTCCGAACCTCAAGCCCACGCTGCTCCTGCAGACCAACTGGGACTTTGAGAAGCAGAGCCAAGGCTGGAGCGCCACGTCCGGCAGTGAGGCGATGCTGGAGGCGATCTGCCCGATTCCACGCCCGGAGCTCCCGCCCACGCCCCCAGCCCCGGTTCCCCTCGGGGGCGACTACTGGGTGCCCGTCCGCGATAGTGCCGTCCAGGTCTTCCAGGCACAAGGCACTTGGTTCTGCGACACCGGCGCACCGACCGCGGGTCAGACCGGGCGCAATGGGAGCCGCCGGGGCCGCCTGAGCTCGGTGAGCTTTCCGCTCCAGAAGCCGTTCTTGCAGGTTCTGCTGGCGGGCCGACGCGGCAGTAGCACCTCCGGCACGGGGCCGCGTCTCGAGCTCCAGCTCCGTGAGCCGGCCACCAGCCCGTACCCACGGGTCGATAGCGAGTTTGTCCGAATCGGGTTTCTGGAGGCACCCCAGGACGATACCCTGCGCCGAATGGTGCTCCCGATCTCTGCCGAGCTGATGGGCAAGACCGTGCGGGTGCAGATTATCGACGAGGACCCCAGTGGCTATATCGTGGTCGATGATATCCAGCTCACGGAGACCGCCACGCCCTTGCCTCTGCCCCCCGCCCCAAGCCTCAAGCGCCCGCTCTGGGGCTTCGCCGACACCCACACCCACCCGGCGGCGCAGCTGGCCTGGGGCGGGATGTACTGGGGCTCCAACACCGGCGATCCCGCCACGGCCCTCCACGACTGCACACCCGCCCACGGAATCGGGGGCACCGGCCTGCGGGATGTGGGAGCGATCCTGGGACTGGTGCGCAATGGCGTGAGCCTGGTCTCGATCTGGGACGACTGGGTGCGGCTCTTCTTGACCTACAAGGGAGTCTCCAACGAGACTGCCAATGCGGTGCTGGGGACGGTCAGGGGCACCCTGAGTGTCGCCACCGAGGGGCCTGCCCAGTCGGCCTTCAATGGAATCCGCAGTGCCTTCGGCCTCCCCGAGCCCACGGCCGCCGGTTTTCTCCAGCGCGCTCTGGGCTGGGGGCCGCTCGACCAGGACGCGATCGCGCAGCTGGCCTACAACGCCGTGGAGGAGAGCTTTGGGCACCGCACGGGTGGGGTCGAGCACAACCACGATGGCTGGCCACGCTTCAACTCCCGCACCCACCAACACATGCACGAGCAGTGGATTCGGCGCTCCTACGACGGCGGCCTACGGCTCATGGTGGCCCACGTGGTCAACACCGAGCTCCTGGGAAACCTCATGCCCCGAGGGAGCCGCAATGTCTCGGACTGGGATGCGATCAATGCCCAGCTCACGGAGCTAGAGGCGCTCGCGCGGCGCAACAGTAGCTGGATGGGGATCGCCAAGACCCCTGCGGAGGCCCGTCGGCTGATCGAGCAGAACAAGCTGGCACTGGTGCTGGGAGTCGAGGTCGATAGCCTGGGCAACCTGAGCAAGAAGACCAACCCAACCGAGGCCGATGTACTAGACGAGCTCAACACGCTCTACCAGCGCGGCGTCCGCCACATCTTCCCCATCCACCTCGCCGACAACGACCTGGGCGGCTCCGCGCTCTACAACATGATCTTCGACCTCAACCACTTCGCTCTGCGCGGCACGCTCCACCCGATGCGCCCCGATGCCGATGCCCGCGCCGCCGGGGTGGAGTACCGCTCGATGGAGTCGTTTCTCGACCTCCCCAGCGATATGTTTTCGTCGCTGGCACAGACCTCGCGCCGCCTGGGGCTAGACCGTCTCCGGCTCCCCGGCGGGATGCTCCTCGACACCGCGACCCTGCTGGAGCAGGTGCGTGCGATCAAGCCGGACTACGCCAGCAAGTCCGGGCACATGAACGCACAGGGTCTCACTCCCAAGGGCGAGGCGGCGATCCAGCGGCTGATGGACCTGGGGATGGTGATCGATATCGACCACATGAGCGACCTCACCCAGCAGCGTGTCCTCGCCCTCGCGGAGAGCCGGGCACAGGGCAGTGTCCAGGGCTACCCCCTGATCGCCGGCCACTGCTCGTTCCGGGGGCTCTGCACCACCCACGCCCGCACCAGCGACCACCACAAGGTCCCCTGCGAGAGCGATGTCTCGCCGCAGGTCATGGCCCGCCTGAGGGCGCTGGGAGGGATGGTCGCGCCCAGCACGCTGGGAAAAGACGCCCAGACGACCTCGCGGCTAGATGCCCCCGGTAGCTCGACCTCCTGGGCGACCGCCTACCGCTACGCCATACAGCAGATGGGGGGCAAGAGTGTCGCCCTCTCGACCGACATGGCGATGCTGGGCGGGCTGGGGCCGCGCTTTGGCCCGCTCGGTGCCCATGCCATGGAGGGCGACACGCTCCTCCAGCAGACCCGTGGCCTCACCCGGCTCCAGGCTGTCGATAGCCAGCGCTCGCCCGTGGCCTACCGCACCCGCCTGAGCGACACCCGCGGCTACCGGTGGGAAGGAGATGCCTACGAGAGAGCAGGAGATCGCACCTACAACGCCGACCAGCGCAATGCCTTCCAGGCCGTGGCGCTGGGGCTGGGCAACAAGCCGCTGGACGCGCTCCCGCTAGAGCCTGCCGGAGGCCCGATCTTCGAGTGGAACCTGCTGAGCGCCACCGGGAGCCTCTTGGTGGAGGCCGCCCGGACGATCTTCGATGTCCCTGGCAAGTGGATGATCAATATCGCCAAGGGGATTCGCGGGGTGGTGGAGAACCCGGTTGTGGACCTCTACAAAGGCCCCGATATCCAGCACGCCGCCCGCGCGGCGCGGCAGTGGGTGGACACCAACCCGAGCCGCCCTTTCGGGGCCTCAGACTACCTGCCGTTTCTGGAGCAGCACCGCCGTACCAACCGCAACGAACCCGACGCCGCACTCTACCAGCGCGCCTTTGAGATGACCCGCCGCGCCTATCTCGTCCTTGCTCCCTCCGGCAGCGGGGCACCCAATGCCCTCACCCGCTCGACCATCGGCCCCCGGGACCTCGACTTCAACCTCGATGGCCTGGCGCACTACGGCCTGCTCCCGGACATGCTCCAGGATATCAAGAACACCGGGATGCGCCCCGAGGAGCTCGCGCCGCTCTTTCGCTCCGCCGAGGACTACATCCGTATGTGGGAGAAGTGTGATGCCCTCAAGCTCACGGCGGGTGCCAAGCTCAATACGCTGCCCAATCTCAAGGACATCCTCAAGCGCTAG
- a CDS encoding ATP-binding protein yields the protein MVLQLKFFGGWDARLGEAPLACGRQASRLLALLAWRAPREVERAWLAETLWPDADESRGRFYLRRTLLELREALGTAAESVLHTEGSRLRLTVRTELQDFDQALQRGDLTAALALHTGPFLAGWSDEWVLTERTRCEQALLVVRETRTLERERHDNLPQPLTPLRGRSRDVERLGELLAQSRLVTLTGAGGVGKTRLAQEVARGCARRFRHGAVFADFSALTLGASLSDTLAQALGLGFGAANGGQDAVLRALQENEILIFIDNCEQILPDAAQLVRTLLTRTTQVRLLVTSREPLHLPGETVWRVSSLAPADAEALFCERAREASPEWQPTPADEAALSVICRRLEGIPLAIELAATQIAALSATELAQRLEGSFLSLLGEDLSAPPRHRTLEAAIRWGVELLTEPERLFFARLAVFSGSWSLEAAEAVCADTLLSQEQLAPLLTRLVGRSLVSKSEGRYRFLEPLRAFAATLPEAKTPELQARHAQFFCQLATQQLRALRTHGESAALRALVQEQANLEAALGRCETPERVRCLGLALGRFLRRRGYALAAVVPLERALGTAPDDPELLCERASLHLDLAESALAHHCATQALAQGGDPQVQADAHNLIGQAAEQERDFARAHTHFLEALQLYRSVGEQAGAARMQNNLGYLAFLDPSQDRVAAEESLREAITVLEASGDQHAVSSALNNLGNLAFLRADWRAAGAAYAASQEREEALGNPLGVARALSNLGEVRQQQGDRECALSLYNDAERRFRELGSPLADYTAQLKESLG from the coding sequence ATGGTGCTGCAGCTTAAATTTTTCGGAGGATGGGACGCCCGCTTGGGAGAGGCACCGCTCGCGTGTGGGCGTCAGGCGAGCCGCTTGCTGGCGCTGCTGGCCTGGCGGGCACCGCGCGAGGTGGAGCGGGCGTGGCTGGCGGAGACACTCTGGCCGGACGCCGACGAGAGCCGGGGGCGTTTTTACCTGCGGCGGACGCTGCTAGAGCTGCGTGAGGCGCTGGGGACGGCGGCGGAGAGCGTTCTGCATACCGAGGGAAGCCGCCTGCGCCTGACTGTCCGCACCGAGCTCCAGGACTTCGACCAAGCGCTCCAGCGCGGCGATCTCACGGCGGCGCTGGCGCTCCACACCGGGCCGTTTCTGGCGGGCTGGAGCGACGAGTGGGTGCTGACGGAGCGGACGCGCTGTGAGCAGGCGCTTCTCGTGGTGCGCGAGACCCGTACTCTGGAGCGAGAGCGCCACGACAACCTCCCGCAGCCGCTCACGCCTCTGCGTGGCCGTAGCCGCGATGTCGAGCGCTTGGGCGAGCTTCTTGCACAGAGCCGCCTCGTGACCCTGACCGGTGCGGGTGGGGTTGGCAAGACCCGGCTCGCGCAGGAGGTCGCTCGGGGCTGTGCGAGGCGCTTTCGCCATGGGGCGGTCTTTGCGGACTTCAGCGCCCTCACCTTAGGCGCATCGCTGAGCGATACCCTGGCCCAGGCGCTAGGGCTGGGCTTTGGGGCGGCCAATGGGGGGCAGGATGCGGTCCTGCGTGCCCTCCAAGAAAACGAAATACTAATTTTTATTGATAACTGTGAACAAATACTCCCCGATGCAGCGCAGCTGGTGCGCACCCTGCTTACGCGGACCACACAGGTTCGGCTCCTCGTGACCAGCCGCGAGCCCCTGCACCTTCCCGGTGAGACGGTCTGGCGTGTCTCCTCCCTCGCCCCCGCCGATGCCGAGGCGCTCTTCTGTGAGCGCGCCCGCGAGGCCAGCCCGGAGTGGCAGCCGACTCCCGCCGACGAGGCCGCGCTGAGCGTGATCTGCCGCCGCCTGGAGGGAATCCCCCTGGCCATCGAGCTGGCGGCGACCCAGATCGCGGCGCTCTCCGCGACCGAGCTGGCACAGCGGCTGGAGGGGAGCTTTCTCTCGCTCCTAGGAGAGGATCTCTCCGCGCCGCCGCGCCACCGGACCCTGGAGGCGGCGATCCGCTGGGGCGTGGAGCTCCTCACCGAGCCCGAGCGCCTGTTCTTTGCCCGGCTTGCGGTCTTCTCCGGGAGCTGGAGCCTGGAGGCCGCCGAGGCGGTCTGTGCCGATACGCTACTCTCGCAAGAGCAGCTCGCCCCGCTCCTCACTCGGCTGGTTGGGCGCTCTCTGGTGAGCAAGAGCGAGGGACGCTACCGGTTTCTAGAGCCGCTTCGTGCCTTCGCCGCCACTCTCCCGGAGGCAAAGACCCCGGAGCTTCAGGCCCGCCACGCCCAGTTCTTCTGCCAGCTCGCGACCCAGCAGCTCCGCGCCCTCCGAACCCACGGCGAGAGCGCGGCGCTGCGGGCACTGGTGCAGGAGCAGGCCAACCTGGAGGCGGCGCTGGGCCGCTGTGAGACCCCTGAGCGGGTGCGCTGCCTGGGGCTGGCACTAGGGCGCTTTCTCCGTCGCCGTGGCTACGCCCTCGCTGCCGTGGTGCCGCTGGAGCGCGCGCTGGGCACGGCCCCCGACGATCCCGAGCTGCTCTGTGAGCGTGCCAGCCTGCACCTGGACCTGGCGGAGTCCGCACTCGCCCACCACTGCGCGACCCAGGCTCTTGCCCAAGGGGGAGATCCACAGGTGCAGGCCGATGCTCACAATCTTATCGGGCAGGCCGCCGAGCAGGAGCGGGACTTTGCCCGAGCCCACACGCACTTTCTGGAGGCACTGCAACTCTACCGCTCCGTGGGCGAGCAGGCGGGAGCGGCACGGATGCAGAACAACCTGGGCTACCTGGCGTTTCTCGATCCCAGCCAAGACCGGGTGGCGGCGGAGGAGTCCCTGCGCGAGGCGATCACGGTGCTGGAGGCAAGCGGGGACCAGCACGCCGTGAGCTCCGCCCTCAACAACCTGGGGAACCTGGCGTTCCTGCGCGCGGACTGGAGGGCGGCCGGAGCTGCCTACGCCGCCTCGCAGGAGCGTGAGGAGGCACTGGGCAACCCGCTGGGGGTCGCGCGGGCGCTGAGTAACCTGGGCGAGGTTCGGCAGCAGCAAGGGGACCGCGAGTGCGCCCTGAGCCTCTACAACGATGCCGAGCGGCGCTTCCGTGAGCTGGGAAGCCCGCTGGCCGACTACACCGCACAGCTCAAGGAGAGCCTGGGATGA
- a CDS encoding CHAT domain-containing protein, which translates to MSHDQVPTPEELDLLRREAGEARRTLDYERAITLNRRRADGWRKRGERAQEAATLVELSRDYQSNGQPLVAFVCLAEAEALVPDDATVRLALGDLYTQLRLREQAIAVYERAGALATSRLMAAYLSKGDRVRARTFLERERQRLQQAKNLRGEANLLAAWGEPATYAEAEALLVRALAATKDPVEQAQMLSLRATLLGLLKRPDEARQCFEEQLALCQRAGLVPERFMALGAYASFEYFQGAKPKVLALVQRYLSFAQQQQSPVDERGALQKRLDFASYDQDWAQVAAACSELISLCVAQGWRGTYDLPYFQDRHAEALQKLGKRSEASAACRAAIAVLEQRRRTYAGLSDAALAFRQGSRSPYERLLGLLPPQSPEAFGLVQRLKARALREQLTLGRGSQEAAPSPEETALRARCEQLNAALVQEGIANAVGGKKRFAELQSELRQAETALARFYDTLHARSPQTALCRAASEPTLAQVQAQLKPRQLLLDFVLPTLPEEKVRVLALQRQSVTLITLPTPLAELRGRVQQLREACSSPDRPWQDAARALADVLIAPLASQLRGMEQVVLCPDGALWEVPFLVLLDQPVVSYAFSAALWLQQRTLPALPPRPLSLLAVAAPNLAGFNRPIIAPERPIIAPERPIIAPERPIIAPERSVFLPPGMLSLSLPGTLQEAAALGQLFPEATVLLGKDAQESRVKADAVRCRRLHIATHAFVNDTAPALSCLVLSDPTDLSREDGFLTARELMGLDLSGLELVTLSACNTARGQLLTGEGVRGLSWALTAAGARNLVLSQWSVPDEATVVGMQAFYAALKRGLSKPAALRHASLEQRKLPGREHPYYWGAFILIGSGL; encoded by the coding sequence ATGAGCCACGACCAAGTCCCCACACCCGAGGAGCTCGATCTGCTCCGTCGCGAGGCGGGTGAGGCCCGCCGGACACTCGACTACGAGAGAGCGATCACGCTCAACCGCCGCCGCGCCGACGGCTGGCGCAAGCGGGGGGAGCGCGCTCAGGAGGCCGCTACCCTGGTCGAGCTCTCGCGTGACTACCAGAGCAATGGTCAGCCGCTGGTGGCCTTTGTCTGCCTTGCCGAGGCGGAGGCGCTGGTCCCCGACGATGCGACGGTGCGGCTGGCGCTGGGCGATCTCTATACCCAGCTCCGCCTTCGTGAGCAGGCGATTGCGGTCTACGAGCGTGCGGGCGCTCTGGCGACCAGTCGGCTCATGGCGGCCTATCTCAGTAAGGGCGACCGGGTGCGTGCCCGAACGTTTCTGGAGCGAGAGCGCCAGCGACTCCAGCAAGCCAAGAACCTGCGGGGCGAGGCGAACCTGCTGGCCGCTTGGGGGGAGCCCGCTACCTACGCCGAGGCGGAGGCCCTCCTGGTGCGTGCCCTCGCCGCGACCAAAGACCCTGTGGAGCAGGCACAGATGCTGTCCCTGCGGGCCACCCTGCTGGGCTTACTCAAGCGCCCCGACGAGGCCCGGCAGTGCTTCGAGGAGCAGCTGGCGCTCTGCCAGCGCGCGGGGCTCGTGCCGGAGCGCTTCATGGCCCTGGGCGCCTACGCATCGTTTGAGTACTTCCAGGGTGCCAAGCCCAAGGTGCTTGCGCTGGTGCAGCGCTACCTGTCTTTCGCGCAGCAGCAGCAGAGTCCCGTGGACGAGCGCGGGGCGCTCCAGAAGCGGCTCGACTTTGCCAGCTACGACCAGGACTGGGCACAGGTGGCAGCGGCCTGTAGTGAGCTCATTAGCCTCTGCGTGGCGCAGGGCTGGCGCGGAACCTACGACCTACCGTACTTCCAGGACCGCCACGCCGAGGCGCTCCAGAAGCTCGGAAAGCGCTCCGAGGCAAGTGCCGCCTGCCGCGCCGCGATCGCCGTCTTGGAGCAGCGCCGCCGCACCTACGCCGGGCTCAGCGATGCCGCTCTGGCGTTTCGTCAGGGAAGCCGGAGCCCCTACGAGCGCCTGCTGGGCCTCCTGCCTCCCCAGAGCCCCGAGGCCTTTGGGCTGGTGCAGCGGCTCAAGGCGCGGGCGCTTCGGGAGCAGCTAACCCTGGGACGAGGGAGCCAGGAAGCCGCCCCGAGCCCCGAGGAGACTGCCCTGCGCGCCCGCTGTGAGCAGCTCAATGCGGCGCTGGTCCAGGAGGGAATCGCCAATGCCGTGGGGGGAAAGAAGCGCTTTGCCGAGCTCCAGAGCGAGCTTCGCCAGGCCGAGACCGCGCTGGCACGCTTCTACGACACCCTCCACGCCCGCTCGCCCCAGACCGCCCTCTGCCGCGCCGCGTCGGAGCCGACTCTGGCCCAGGTCCAGGCGCAGCTGAAGCCGCGTCAGCTCCTCTTGGACTTCGTTCTGCCGACCCTCCCCGAAGAGAAAGTGCGCGTGCTGGCGCTCCAGCGCCAGTCCGTGACCCTGATCACCTTGCCCACCCCGCTGGCAGAGCTGCGTGGCCGGGTTCAGCAGCTCCGAGAGGCCTGTAGCTCCCCGGATCGTCCCTGGCAGGACGCGGCGCGGGCCCTGGCCGACGTGCTCATCGCGCCCTTAGCGTCCCAGCTTCGGGGGATGGAGCAGGTCGTTCTCTGCCCGGATGGGGCGCTCTGGGAGGTGCCGTTCCTGGTGCTCTTGGACCAGCCGGTCGTGAGCTATGCCTTCTCCGCCGCGCTCTGGCTCCAGCAGCGAACCCTCCCGGCCCTGCCGCCGCGCCCTCTCTCTCTCCTGGCGGTCGCCGCCCCGAACCTGGCGGGCTTCAACCGCCCGATTATCGCGCCCGAGCGGCCCATTATCGCTCCCGAGCGGCCGATCATTGCGCCCGAGCGGCCGATTATCGCGCCGGAGCGGAGTGTCTTTCTCCCGCCGGGGATGCTCTCGCTCTCCCTCCCAGGGACTCTTCAGGAGGCGGCGGCCCTGGGGCAGCTCTTCCCTGAGGCGACCGTGCTCCTGGGAAAAGACGCCCAGGAGAGCCGGGTCAAGGCCGATGCCGTGCGCTGTCGGCGGCTCCATATCGCCACCCATGCCTTTGTCAACGACACAGCGCCTGCGCTCTCCTGCCTCGTCCTCTCCGACCCCACGGACTTGTCCCGGGAGGATGGCTTTCTCACGGCGCGGGAGCTCATGGGGCTGGACCTCTCGGGGCTGGAGCTGGTGACCCTCTCCGCCTGCAACACCGCGCGAGGGCAGCTCCTCACGGGCGAGGGTGTGCGCGGGCTGAGCTGGGCGCTCACCGCAGCGGGGGCACGCAACCTAGTGCTGAGTCAGTGGTCGGTCCCCGACGAGGCGACGGTGGTGGGGATGCAGGCGTTCTACGCGGCGCTCAAGCGCGGCCTGAGCAAGCCCGCCGCCCTGCGCCACGCGAGCCTGGAGCAGCGCAAGCTCCCCGGCCGCGAGCACCCCTACTACTGGGGAGCGTTTATTCTGATCGGGAGTGGCCTCTAG